A stretch of the Zeugodacus cucurbitae isolate PBARC_wt_2022May chromosome 6, idZeuCucr1.2, whole genome shotgun sequence genome encodes the following:
- the LOC105217741 gene encoding dnaJ homolog subfamily C member 13 isoform X2 — protein sequence MVPPKDNVDLECFLVTKHSWKGKYKRILAIGTAGISTYNPDKLDLTNRWTYSDIVSAAPSKATNIPNEFVLTIKKEKRVDSIKLSSEYRNDILCAILKYYKEFADKPKNSQRFPAYKYHWSGVSLPTMLEVTPCSLDQLDPTTNEVLTSYMYKDIEGIIGISDYDGGIVMAHGGFSRLHLFRALNHHEIVQNIAQRSVQFLGIETKILKSQITLEQFERQRFGEYSGDQYQTSMTEFTVQKITPRHPDPVKRILCLTEATLLERDPQTYSVCTLRLLADVFALVRDKDNLQRFCIEYKNGILRQYLTNDRDSLLATLLDAVRSSGNKDVHVRISNTPRGKRYVPFSCSVDEETEANLLRLIINNVQNPTKRFEVLERFNANIPHSGLNYSVTQDSLFAENKEKLILSALQALAQKELDNPTAQLNNLEIEAIFHALTRLLASKVGYGAFTNLPGFREIIGTKIVAALRRKDLAVTYSAIDMINSLMHSVNADHDLKQEQLNKSSILSSKSFLETLLNMWTTHVSHGSGALVLSAMLDFLTFALCVPYSETTDGKQFDILLELVAERGRYLYKLFQHPSLAIVKGAGLVLRAIIEEGELHVAQQMQALALDEAALCRHLLVALYTPSNDPTLTTHRQLSRHLIGLWITENEEALELLRRIFPAGLLMFLESEESVPKTDVEDDKLNFRDNLKLAIQHSNRNRKNIIEKHLHDIKHWGMNLLEQQDSAAQAMKNRPVVLRNRRQRKKNEDAVLNLPYFFYNFARDHSLPNLIWNHKTREELRICLENELRQFMNDRDLAGTMIVAWNYQEFEVTYQCLADEIQIGDYYIRLILEKDDWPQNLVKDPIELFNALYRRVLCRQRVNDDQLTVVSLQALAKVYRRYHKEIGRFSDMSYILQLTDRCLSPSLRDALINLISCLVLEKSNCRPLVDHVQCLVDLITLAHLHKGRAQPNTKTNVIEAGPNMEAYEEKDWYYNIEKEGQKPERQGPITYSELKELWQKGVITPKTRCWAIGMDGWRSLQQIPQLKWCLIAKGTPIYNETELSSKLLDILIKCTSFFPSRTQNGTAVLIPGPKLSRKLSEFVCLPHIVQVCLTHDPGLLERVATLLCHIMEDNPEMPKVYLTGVFYFMLMYTGSNILPITKFLKMTHMKQGFRSDETSQSGIMHRSILGQLLPEAMVCFLENYSAEKFAEIFLGEFDTPEAIWSSEMRRLLIEKISAHIADFTPRLKGHTMARYPYLAIPAISYPQLENELFCHIYYLRHLCDTQKFPNWPIADPVQLLKHTLDAWRKEVEKKPPQMTVQQAYQDLGIDLTKTPKPDESMIRKSYYRLAQMYHPDKNPNGREVFEKVNQAYEFLCSRSVWSSGGPDPKNIVLVLRTQSILFERYPDVLRPYKYAGYPQLIKTIRLETRDDDLFSKEVQLLSAASELCYHTVHCSALNAEELRREEGIEALLEAYTRCVSILGADSKPDALHYQVISNVTRCFEVACNFEKCKQKIITLPQLLSDVCRVVYFKHTLSVSLVTSMAANNYELQCDLVRNGVMWSLLLFWFDYDYTLDESGVQASDKTNQQQVANNLAKMAVLACIALSGYGLDLHKTANGTDNGSSDGNGSPTTAAKTIKAANPAIASPSTSAYTKNAHNPLQNANKQLAITTGGADVDAKNVVAKQDSNASNKSDAISNASSNEKEENGETNGNGNAKKTNDSQLPKYTVVSEAKNTIVKQVLDRLLTPYIANRLSKERSSDILKVLTSNTRNPYLIWDNGTRAQLIDFLETQRTTATKETFEDVAEVYNLVSEFQYDASKDELQIGGVYIRIYNEMPTFPIAKPKQFIMDLLEYLKQAYHFLTTTTTNNSGSGVKIVTTPTTMASNKIGQDGILTPTLAPNHPQLLPAKPGKTFDEVLNAYNRSKIRNKIEASAQLEQQQMQQQYRYDFANDGALQEHVIMVLQALMAVIKCNAEVEIQCMGSFNMIFGFLAHNLFNDNTAVKTMALEVVALVSRNKECVSEIAACELLGQFLVALRDPDLRSSQVKVLETMSGLMNVQEMIKEAQNKGAVIYLLDMFCNSRNPLIREMCAEILAKMTADRLSGPKVRITVSKFLPPLFVDAMVESPQTSVQLFESIHEHPELIWNDKTRGTVCDAVAEMCESFYRAQKITDKHLWKDPEMLKDIVSNEIVVAGVYLRLYVSNPAWTLRKPKQFLADLLDFVVEQISKSSSDKDVLELSTTALVELLRSQPNLADDIPVLGHIPKLFNLLSVQPKGTLSVLHQLSLSEFCVSAVSQTECIHPLKRCMENHRDCIEKACETLSRLFKYQHDSLISQSLEVNLVPYLLGLLDSRLEYVDNASAVKAQIVAALKGMTHNLNYGERVTQILLKHPIWAEYKDQRHDLFITDTNIRGYLTGINPTAGYLTQGPAQSVDVLTSPPPIDRDDPSARPAID from the exons ATGGTGCCGCCAAAGGATAATGTGGACCTTGAATGTTTTCTGGTGACAAAACATTCGTGGAAGGGCAAATACAAACGTATTTTAGCTATTGGCACCGCCGGCATTTCCACATACAATCCTGATAAATTGGATTTAACAAATCGTTGGACATATTCAGACATCGTTTCGGCGGCACCCAGCAAAGCAACAAAT ATACCAAATGAATTTGTGCTTACTATTAAAAAAGAGAAACGCGTCGATTCGATAAAACTGTCATCTGAATATCGTAATGACATATTATGCGCGATATTAAAGTATTACAAAGAGTTTGCTGATAAGCCAAAAAACTCACAA CGTTTCCCTGCTTATAAATATCATTGGTCTGGTGTCAGTTTACCCACAATGCTTGAAGTCACACCGTGCTCATTAGATCAATTGGATCCAACAACAAATGAAGTGCTCACAAGTTATATGTACAAAGACATAGAAGGCATAATAG GCATCTCCGACTACGATGGGGGCATTGTTATGGCCCACGGTGGCTTCAGTCGTTTGCATCTCTTTCGTGCGTTGAATCATCATGAAATTGTGCAGAATATAGCGCAGCGTTCGGTGCAGTTTCTCGGTATTGAAACGAAAATACTCAAAAGCCAAATAACACTCGAACAATTCGAACGACAACGATTCGGTGAATATAG CGGCGACCAGTATCAAACCTCTATGACCGAATTCACCGTACAAAAGATAACACCACGTCATCCGGATCCAGTGAAACGCATACTTTGCCTCACAGAAGCCACATTACTGGAACGCGATCCACAAACGTATAGCGTGTGCACGCTCCGTCTGCTGGCCGATGTATTTGCGTTGGTGCGCGATAAAGACAATTTGCAACGCTTTTGTATTGAGTATAAGAATGGCATATTGCGTCAGTATTTGACCAATGATCGTGACTCGCTACTCGCCACACTCTTGGATGCGGTGCGTTCGAGCGGTAACAAGGATGTACATGTGCGCATAAGCAATACACCGCGCGGAAAACGCTATGTACCGTTTAGTTGTTCCGTTGATGAGGAAACCGAGGCGAATTTACTGCGCTTGATCATCAACAATGTACAGAATCCAACGAAACGTTTCGAGGTGCTGGAACGCTTTAATGCCAACATACCGCACAGTGGACTCAACTACAGTGTTACACAAGAT agtCTCTTTGCCGAGAACAAAGAGAAACTCATCTTGAGTGCATTACAAGCTTTGGCACAAAAGGAGCTCGACAATCCAACTGCACAATTGAACAATCTGGAAATTGAAGCAATCTTTCACGCACTCACACGCCTGCTAGCTAGTAAAGTGGGCTATGGCGCATTTACAAATTTACCCGG TTTTCGCGAAATCATCGGCACGAAGATTGTTGCTGCTTTGCGTCGCAAAGATTTGGCCGTTACCTACTCCGCCATCGATATGATAAATTCACTGATGCATTCAGTGAATGCCGATCATGATCTGAAGCAAGAGCAATTGAATAAATCATCCATATTGTCGTCAAAGTCATTTCTGGAAACTTTGCTGAACATGTGGACCACACATGTG AGTCACGGCAGCGGCGCATTGGTGCTATCCGCCATGTTGGATTTCCTCACATTCGCCCTCTGTGTGCCTTACAGCGAAACAACGGATGGCAAACAATTCGACATATTGCTGGAATTAGTTGCCGAACGTGGTCGTTATTTATATAAACTCTTTCAGCATCCCTCCTTGGCCATCGTTAAGGGTGCTGGTCTGGTTTTACGCGCCATTATCGAAGAGGGCGAATTGCATGTGGCACAACAGATGCAGGCGTTGGCTTTGGATGAAGCAGCATTGTGCCGTCATCTACTTGTTGCGCTATATACCCCAAGCAATGATCCGACTTTGACGACGCATCGTCAGTTATCGCGCCATTTAATTGGTTTGTGGATTACGGAAAACGAAGAAGCCTTGGAGTTGTTGCGAcgcatattt CCTGCTGGTTTGCTAATGTTCCTGGAGAGCGAGGAGAGCGTACCAAAGACTGATGTGGAGGATGATAAATTGAATTTTCGCGATAATCTGAAACTTGCAATACAACATTCCAATAGAAATAGAAAGAATATTATAGAGAAACATTTGCAT GATATCAAGCATTGGGGTATGAACCTCTTGGAACAACAGGACTCCGCTGCACAAGCTATGAAGAATCGCCCAGTGGTGCTGCGTAATCGACGGCAACGTAAGAAAAACGAGGACGCTGTTTTGAATTTACCCTATTTCTTCTATAACTTCGCCAGAGATCATAGTTTGCCGAATTTAATATGGAATCATAAG aCCCGTGAGGAGTTGCGTATTTGCCTTGAAAATGAATTGCGGCAATTTATGAATGATCGTGATTTGGCTGGCACTATGATCGTGGCGTGGAATTATCAAGAATTCGAAGTTACTTATCAG TGCTTGGCTGATGAAATCCAAATTGGTGACTACTATATACGTCTGATATTGGAGAAAGACGATTGGCCGCAAAATCTTGTAAAAGATCC aATTGAGTTATTTAATGCGCTTTACCGTCGTGTACTCTGTCGTCAGCGTGTCAACGATGATCAACTAACGGTCGTGTCACTACAGGCGCTAGCGAAGGTTTATCGTCGTTACCATAAGGAAATCGGTCGTTTCAGCGATATGTCCTATATCTTGCAGTTAACCGATCGT TGCCTGTCACCATCACTGCGTGATGCACTCATCAATCTGATATCCTGCCTGGTGCTAGAGAAATCCAATTGCCGTCCACTTGTCGATCACGTGCAGTGCCTTGTCGACCTCATAACGCTGGCACATCTACATAAGGGGCGTGCACAGCCGAATACGAAAACCAATGTCATAGAGGCTGGTCCCAACATGGAGGCATACGAGGAGAAAGATTGGTATTATAACATTGAAAAGGAGGGACAAAAACCGGAACGTCAAGGCCCCATCACATATTCCGAATTGAAAGAACTCTGGCAAAAAGGTGTGATTACACCGAAAACACGTTGCTGGGCCATCGGTATGGATGGTTGGCGTTCGCTACAACAAATACCGCAACTGAAATGGTGCCTTATCGCCAAGGGTACACCGATCTATAATGAGACCGAATTGTCATCCAAACTGCTCGATATACTCATTAAATGCACGAGTTTCTTTCCGAGTCGCACACAAAACGGCACTGCCGTACTTATACCGGGACCGAAATTGTCACGCAAACTCTCCGAGTTCGTTTGTCTGCCGCATATCGTGCAGGTGTGTCTCACACACGATCCCGGTTTGCTGGAGCGCGTTGCCACGCTGTTGTGTCACATCATGGAAGACAATCCGGAAATGCCAAAAGTCTATTTGACCGGCGTATTCTATTTTATGCTCATGTACACGGGTAGCAATATACTGCCGATAACAAAGTTCCTAAAGATGACACACATGAAACAGGGTTTCCGCAGTGATGAG ACATCTCAATCCGGCATAATGCATCGCAGCATTTTGGGTCAACTGCTGCCCGAGGCCATGGTATGCTTTTTGGAGAACTACAGTGCTGAGAAGTTTGCGGAAATATTTTTGGGTGAATTCGATACACCGGAGGCGATTTGGAGTTCCGAAATGCGTCGCTTGTTGATTGAAAAGATTTCCGCGCACATCGCTGATTTTACGCCACGTTTGAAGGGGCACACAATGGCGCG CTATCCCTACCTTGCCATACCGGCCATCAGTTATCCACAGCTCGAAAATGAACTCTTCTGTCACATTTATTACTTACGTCATCTCTGCGATACGCAAAAATTCCCCAACTGGCCGATCGCCGATCCAGTACAGCTGTTGAAACACACCTTGGATGCTTGGCGCAAGGAAGTCGAGAAGAAACCACCACAAATGACGGTACAGCAAGCGTACCAAGATCTCGGCATCGATTTGACCAAGACACCCAAGCCCGATGAGTCGATGATACGCAAAAGTTACTACCGGTTAGCGCAAATGTACCATCCGGATAAGAATCCGAATGGACGTGAGGTCTTCGAAAAGGTCAATCAGGCATATGAGTTCTTGTGCTCGCGTTCGGTGTGGTCCTCAGGTGGGCCAGATCCCAAAAACATAGTACTCGTGCTGCGCACACAAAGCATACTCTTCGAACGTTATCCGGATG TGTTGCGTCCCTACAAATACGCCGGTTATCCACAACTCATCAAGACTATACGTTTGGAGACACGCGACGATGACTTATTCTCAAAAGAAGTACAACTGTTGTCGGCCGCTTCGGAGCTCTGCTATCACACTGTGCATTGCTCTGCCTTGAATGCGGAAGAGTTGCGACGCGAAGAGGGCATTGAAGCGCTTTTGGAAGCCTACACACGTTGCGTCTCCATTCTGGGCGCCGATTCGAAACCCGATGCGCTGCACTATCAAGTAATTTCGAATGTGACACGTTGCTTCGAAGTCGCCTGCAACTTTGAGAAGTGCAAACAAAAGATTATAACTTTACCGCAATTGCTTTCGGACGTCTGTCGTGTCGTATACTTTAAG CACACGCTCTCGGTTAGTTTGGTGACCAGCATGGCGGCTAACAACTACGAACTGCAATGCGATCTGGTGCGCAATGGCGTGATGTGGTCACTGCTGCTCTTCTGGTTCGATTACGATTATACGCTGGACGAGAGCGGCGTGCAGGCCAGCGACAAAACCAATCAGCAACAGGTGGCCAACAATCTGGCGAAAATGGCGGTGCTGGCCTGTATTGCACTCTCCGGCTACGGTTTGGACCTGCATAAAACAGCGAATGGCACCGACAATGGCAGTAGCGACGGCAATGGTTCGCCAACCACAGCGGCGAAGACGATTAAAGCGGCAAATCCAGCAATTGCATCGCCCTCAACGTCGGCGTACACGAAAAACGCTCACAATCCTCTGCAGAACGCCAACAAACAGTTGGCCATAACAACAGGCGGAGCCGATGTGGATGCGAAGAATGTGGTGGCCAAGCAGGATTCCAATGCCAGCAACAAATCGGATGCCATTTCGAATGCATCGTCCAATGAGAAGGAGGAGAATGGCGAGACGAATGGCAATGGTAATGCGAAAAAGACGAACGACTCGCAGCTACCGAAGTATACAGTAGTGTCCGAAGCGAAGAATACAATCGTAAAGCAGGTGCTGGATCGCCTGCTCACACCGTACATAGCGAATAGGTTGTCCAAAGAGCGCAGCAGCGAT ATTCTGAAAGTACTTACATCCAATACGCGTAACCCCTATCTGATATGGGATAACGGCACGCGTGCGCAGTTGATAGACTTCTTAGAGACACAACGTACCACAGCTACTAAAGAGACATTCGAAGACGTCGCTGAGGTGTATAATCTAGTCTCCGAATTCCAGTATGATGCCAGCAA AGATGAACTGCAAATCGGTGGTgtctacatacgcatatacaatGAGATGCCCACATTCCCCATAGCTAAACCGAAACAGTTTATTATGGATCTGCTGGAGTATCTCAAGCAAGCATATCACTTCctgaccaccaccaccaccaataaCAGCGGCAGTGGTGTAAAGATCGTGACCACACCCACCACGATGGCATCAAATAAAATCGGACAAGATGGCATACTCACACCGACACTAGCACCGAATCACCCACAGTTGCTGCCGGCCAAACCTGGCAAGACGTTCGATGAAGTCTTGAACGCCTACAATCGTTCAAAGATACGCAATAAAATCGAAGCGAGCGCTCAactcgaacaacaacaaatgcaacagcaATACAGATATGATTTTGCGAACGATGGCGCACTGCAGGAGCATGTAATAATGGTGCTGCAGGCGCTAATGGCCGTGATCAAGTGCAATGCCGAAGTGGAGATACAATGCATGGGCAGTTTCAATATGATATTCGGTTTCTTGGCGCATAATCTGTTCAATGAT AACACTGCCGTCAAGACGATGGCGCTCGAAGTGGTCGCCTTGGTTTCACGCAATAAAGAATGCGTTTCGGAAATTGCCGCCTGTGAGCTGCTCGGCCAATTTTTGGTTGCGCTCAGAGATCCCGATTTGCGCAGCAGCCAAGTGAAAGTGCTCGAAACCATGTCGGGTCTCATGAACGTACAGGAAATGATTAAGGAGGCTCAAAACAAAGGTGCTGTTATTTACTTGCTCGATATGTTCTGCAACTCACGCAATCCGCTGATACGCGAAATGTGCGCCGAGATATTGGCCAAAATGACAGCGGATCGTTTAAGTGGACCGAAG GTGCGCATTACCGTTTCGAAATTCCTACCGCCGCTCTTCGTGGACGCCATGGTCGAATCGCCACAAACTTCAGTGCAATTATTCGAATCCATACATGAGCATCCGGAATTGATATGGAATGATAAGACTAGAGGGACGGTGTGCGATGCTGTGGCGGAAATGTGTGAGAG CTTCTATAGAGCGCAAAAGATCACCGACAAACATCTGTGGAAGGATCCTGAAATGCTCAAAGACATTGTTTcgaatgaaattgttgttgctggtgtttaTTTGCGCTTATACGTTAGTAATCCGGCGTGGACTTTACGTAAGCCAAAGCAATTTTTGGCAGATTTACTTGATTTTGTGGTGGAGCAAATCAGTAAAAGCTCTTCAGAT AAAGACGTCTTGGAACTATCAACGACCGCTTTAGTGGAATTATTGCGCTCACAACCGAATCTAGCCGACGATATACCCGTTTTGGGACACATACCGAAGCTATTCAATTTGCTGTCCGTACAGCCGAAGGGCACGCTATCAGTATTGCACCAACTCTCGCTCTCCGAA TTCTGTGTAAGCGCCGTCTCGCAAACTGAATGCATACACCCGCTGAAGAGATGCATGGAAAACCACCGCGATTGCATTGAGAAGGCCTGTGAGACGCTCAGTCGCTTATTCAAATATCAACAC gATTCACTCATCAGTCAATCGCTCGAAGTGAATTTGGTGCCATACCTATTGGGCCTTCTGGACAGTCGGCTGGAATATGTGGACAATGCATCGGCGGTGAAAGCGCAAATCGTTGCTGCACTGAAGGGCATGACACACAATCTCAATTACGGCGAGCGTGTCACACAAATCTTGCTGAAACATCCCATATGGGCGGAGTACAAAGATCAACGACACGATCTCTTCATAACAGATACTAACATCAGAGGCTATCTGACAG gCATAAATCCCACCGCTGGCTATTTGACCCAGGGACCAGCACAAAGCGTGGACGTACTCACCTCACCGCCACCCATTGATCGCGATGACCCCTCAGCACGACCGGCCATAGATTAA